The Changchengzhania lutea genomic sequence ACTTGGCGGCAATTTTAAATTTATAGGAACCGCCTAAATTTTCTTTGGCATTCTTTTCAGATTTCTCATGAAACGCAGGTCCAGGAGCATCATCGTCCCTGCGTTTATTGGGGTTGTTACGCTCTTTAATTATAGGGCGTTCTTCTTCAATAAGTTCTGTAGAAATAGTCACATCTTCAGGAATCGGCATTAACGGGATCGTCATGTGCATAAGCGTTTCAATACGCGCAATAGCGTCTGCATCTTTTTTGGTTGAAAACACCAGCGCTTCGCCTTTGCGTTCCGCACGACCGGTTCTACCAATACGGTGCATATAATTTTCAGGATAATCTGGGGTGTCAAAATTTATCACGTGAGACACATTATCTATATCCAATCCACGCGCCATAACATCGGTGGCTATTAAAATGCGGTTCTCACCATCTCTAAATTGCTCGATGCTGCGCAATCTGTAATTCTGTGTTTTGTTGGAATGGATGAGGCACAACTCGTCATGGAATTTTTCATCTAATTGGGCGAATAACTTATCGGCCATTTTCTTATAGGCGACAAAAATCAACACTTTATTATAGGTGTCTTTATCGCTTAACAAGGCATGAAGTAAATTGACCTTGGTGTAAAAATTAGGCACATTATAGCGCTGTTGACTAATATTTTCAAGTGGCGTTCCAGAAACGGCAATAGAAACACGTTCTGGACTTTTAAAGAATTCGTTAATTAAAATATCAACATCACGGGTCATGGTAGCAGAGAACATGATGTTCTGCCGCTTTTCGGGCAGGATATCAAAAATGTTAATGAGTTGGTGCCGAAAGCCGAGGTCAAGCATTACATCCACTTCATCAATCACCAATTTCTGTACGGATTTAAGTTGTAGCACCCTGCTTAAAGCCAAATCGTAAAACCGACCGGGAGTTGCTACCAAAATATCTAAACCATTAGCAATAGCCTGTTTTTGCGTATTAATATTGGTGCCACCATACACGCCTAAAACACGATTATTAATGTATTTTGAAAGTTTTTCAATTTCATCAACCACCTGTACCACCAATTCTCTTGTGGGTACCAATATTAAAACCCGCGGATTTTCCTGTGATGAAAACTTGAGGTTTTTTAAAATGGGGAGCATATAGGCAAAGGTTTTTCCTGTACCGGTTTGTGCAATACCAACCATGTCCTTACCCGAACTCACCACATTAAAGGCTTCTGCCTGAATAGGCGTAGGCGTTGTAAATCCTAAATCACCTAAGGCGTTATATAAAGGGGTGTTTAAATTTAAATCTTGAAATGTCAAAACAATGCTATTTAGCTGGCAAAGTTAAGCTTATTATTCGTTTTATGCGAGGTGCTTAGGGTGTATTTCAATACGGTAATTGGCTTCGAATGTCTTACCGGCGTCCAATGCGATGATGCCCTCTTTTTCTTTAAGCTGTTGATTGCTGTCTTCATGGTCTGCCACACCAAGCCAAGGTTCTATACAAACATAGTTGCCAGTTGGTTTTGCCCAAATGCCTAAATAAGGAAATGGCTCGTAATGCACCGACAAAATAGCACCATGTGTTTTGCTTTTTAAAGTGACTTGTTTAGATTTTAAATCTTTAAATACCAGCGCATCTTTATCGAACAAGTCGTGTGTTAGTGGTATTTGATTTGAATGTTTTAAAACGGTTTCTGTGTTTGAGGAAATTAATCCATTTTCCATATTAATATGATGGCGTTTTACGCTTTCTAGGTGCTCAAATTCTAATACATAATCATCATACCTTTCATTATCAAACACAGGACATTTAAAGGCGGGATGGCCGCCAACAGAAAAATACATGGTTTTGGTATCTATATTTTTTACGGTGTGCAAGACTTCAATTATATTGTTTTTAAGCGTATAGGTGATGTAAAATTCAAAATGAAACGGATAGGATTTTAGCAAATCCGCATCAGAAGATAATGTAAATATTAAGCTGTTTTTAGTCTGCTGATACAACTTGACATGGGCATTATTCCTAACAAAACCATGCTTAGGTAACTGGTAACTTTGATTGTCATAAAAATAAGTATTGTTCTTTAAGGCGCCAATAATAGGGAAGAGATTCGGGGCAAAGCTTCCCCAAATGTCAGGATCGGCATGCCACATGAATTCAGTACCCGTTTTCACAGCGGTTATGCCGCATAATTCCGCGCCAGTTTGCAGAACATTTATTTTTAATTGGTCATTTTCTAAACTAAACATAGGTGTAGCGGATTACAAAAGTTTAAACGAGTTCATATGCAAAATTTGTATTTTTTTCATAAATCTAACTAACTTTACCCTATAAATTTTCACGTTGAGACTAAAGAAGACCTATTATATCCCAGATTTAGAATCCTTTAGGGAAAAGTTACTGATTTGGGCGCAGCAATTTGATGAGATTGTTTGGCTAGATTCTAATAATTACAATCAAGAGCATTCTAACTATGATGCGGTTTTAGCAGTGGATGCCTTTACCAGTATTAAAACGGATTTCCATCAGGCTTTTGAGGATTTAAAAACCTATCAAACGCATACTAAAGATTGGATATTTGGCTATCTAACCTACGATTTAAAGAACGATGTAGAGGATTTAAAATCGAATAATTATGACGGTTTAGAATTTGCTGATTTGTTTTTCTTTCAACCCAAAAAAATATTTCTATTTAAAAATAACGAACTCGAAATTCAATATTTAAATGCGGTTAGCGATGAGATGGATACCGATTTTGAACTGATACAAAATTACAAAGAAACAGAGCGCACCCATACATCCAATAATATTAAAATTAAGCTTCGAATCCATAAAGATGAGTATTTTCAAAAAATAGAATCTATGTTGGCTCATATTCACAGAGGCGATATTTATGAAGCTAACTTTTGTCAAGAGTTCTATGCCGAAAACACCACGATTAATCCACTAGAGATTTATAAAAAATTAAATGCCATTAGTAATCCGCCATTTGCTACGTTTTTAAAAATAAATCATAAGTATTTGTTGTCCGCATCACCAGAACGCTATTTAAAGAAGGACGGACAAACAGTTATTTCCCAACCCATAAAGGGGACTGCAAAACGTTCAAACAATGAAGCGGAAGATTTACAATTAAAAACCGATTTACTAAATGATGAAAAAGAACGTAGCGAGAATATTATGATCGTAGATTTGGTGCGTAACGACCTATCTAAAACGGCTATAAAAAGCAGTGTTTCGGTAGAAGAACTGTGTAAAATTTATACCTTTGAGCAGGTACATCATATGGTTTCTACGGTGCGTTCAAAAATCGAAGCGGTAACGCATCCTGTGGATGTGATTAAAAGTACATTTCCTATGGGAAGTATGACGGGTGCTCCAAAAATTTCAGCAATGAAAATCATTGAAACCCTTGAAGAAACCAAACGCGGATTATATTCAGGAGCCGTTGGGTATTTTTCGCCAGATGGCGATTTCGATTTCAATGTGGTGATCCGAAGTATTTTGTACAACTCCCAAAAGCAATATGTCTCTTATTCGGTAGGCGGCGCCATTACTTCAAAAAGCGATCCTTTAAAAGAATACGAAGAATGTTTGGTAAAGGCTAAAGCGATGCGCGATGTTTTAGAAAATTAATCTAAATGGTTTCTAAATGTTTTGATGGCCAAATTTAAAATGCGCTCTACACGTTTGGTTTCAATATTCTTAACTTTAGCAATTTCGGCATAAGTCAATTCTCCAAATACAAAAAGATCAATAATATCAGATACTGTAAACGGCAACCAGGTATAGAATTTTCCCAAGGCATTTTTCTTTAAAATAGGCGTGGCGTCTTCAATTTCAAAGGCACTAATAACCGCTGAATTATTGTCATCATACAAAAACACGTGCTCATGTTTGTGGTCTTGTTTGTATGAAATATCATTAAGTTCGTCATTCATGATAAAATCAAAATCTTCATCAACCGTATAATTTTCCTCTAAACCATCCAACTCTTCTTCTAAAATAGTATGGGTGCTCATGGTGTTTTTATGAAAGGCTTCTCTTTTAAAAAGCGCATCTAAATCACTGTCAACAATTTTAAATAGTTTAATCTTTATAGCGGAGGATTCCGAATCTATATCATAACCGTTTTCGTAAAATTTGGCTATGCCTTCATCAATTAAATCATTTGATGTATACATGTTTTTAGGAATGATGCCAGTTGATTCTGCAATATAAAGTCTGTGTTTTACATAAGCCTGCAAATGCTGTGTGGTTGAAACAACTTTTTTATCAAATACTATTTTTAGGGCTTTATCATTTTGTTTTTCAAGTGAAGACATGATATAAAGTATTAAAGATTTCTCCTTAAAGATACGAAATTTGCAAGTTAGGAATATGAGAAATATCATTTGATTATAAAATTATGATGTCTATTTAAATCCGCAAAGTTGTATATTTGAACTTGTGCTACAGCAATTTAAAAACCACATGAACACACATTTTGATTTCTTAAACGAAAGCAGGCTTCTTATTGCCATTTCTGGAGGATTGGACAGTGTGGTCCTTGCACATTTATGCCATCGCTTACAACTCAATTTTGCTCTGGCACACTGCAATTTTAATTTAAGAGGTCAGGAAAGTGATGCTGATGAAGGCTTTGTATTAGAGTTGGCCGAAGATTTAAATGTGGAAGTGTTTATTCAGAATTTCGATACTGAAAATTTTGCCTCAGACGAAAAGTTAAGCATCCAAATGGCAGCACGCGCATTGCGTTATTATTGGTTTGATGAACTGAGCACGCAACTTAAGTTCGATTATATTCTAACGGCGCATCATGCTGATGATAATTTGGAAACGTTTCTCATTAATTTATCAAGAGGTACGGGTTTAGATGGTTTAACCGGGATTCCAGAAATTAAAAATAATGTTGTTAGACCGCTGCTTAAGTTCTCGCGAGAGCAAATAGAAGATTACGCGAAAAAAGAGCATATCAAATGGCGTGAAGATAGTTCGAATGCTTCAACAAAGTATTTACGTAACAGATTAAGGCATGATGTCGTCCCCGTTTTAAAGGAAATAAATTCCGAGTTCTTAACTAATTTTGAAAAGACCCAAGGGTTCTTAAAAGACTCTAAAACAATCATTAATGATAAAATGGATGAGGTGTCGAATAAAGTGATTAATCATATGGATGAGGATACCATCGCTTTTAGCATTGCCGAAATTAAGAAACTAACAAACCCCAAGCCTTATCTTTATGAACTGTTAAAGGATTTTGGTTTTACCAAATGGCATGATGTTTTAAACCTTATAGATGCACAATCAGGAAAACAACTTATATCTAAAACCTGGCGGCTGATCAAGGATAGGGAATTTTTATTTCTAACGGCTATCTCTTCGGAAAACCACCAAGAATTTTCAGTTTCTGGGATTGATGAAACTCTACAAATGCCACTAGGAACGCTCACGGTTAATAAAGTTGATAACATATCAGATAAAACCTCAGGTGCCATATTTGTTGATGGTGATAACTTAAAATTTCCTTTAACTATTAGAACATGGAAAGATGGCGATGTGTTCTATCCTGTTGGCATGACGGGCAAGAAAAAATTAAGTAAATATTTTAAAGATGAAAAAATGTCTTTATTGGATAAAGAGAACACATGGTTGCTTTGTTCTCAGGATGCTGTGGTTTGGGTTATAGGAAAGCGTGCCGACTCGCGTTTTAAAGCCACAGAACATTCCAAACAGATTTTAAAAATAGAATTACAATAAGATCCATGTCATTATTAAAACAATCATATTAATGAAAGTAAAAGGTCAGATAGTAGATATAATAAACAGACGTATTTTTAAAGGGGAAGTCGCTTTTGAAGATGGTAAAATCAGCTCTATTATTGAGAAAGATCATGACGTTGCCCATTATATATTACCTGGTTTTATTGATGCCCACATCCATATAGAAAGTTCCATGTTGGTGCCAAGTGAATTTGCGAAATTAGCCGTTCAACATGGCACAGTGGCAACCGTTTCAGATCCGCATGAAATAGCCAATGTGCTTGGAGTAGAAGGGGTTCAGTTTATGATTGATAATGGTAAAAAAGTGCCATTCAAATTTAATTTTGGTGCACCGTCCTGTGTGCCGGCCACTAACTTTGAATCGGCTGGTGCGGTTATAGATGATGAAGCTATAAAAACCCTAATGGGGCATCCAGATATTAAATATTTAGCAGAAATGATGAATTATCCAGGGGTTTTATTTGACGATGCTATTGTTGCTAAAAAAATAGCTTGGGCAAAACATTATAACAAACCCGTTGATGGTCATGCCCCTGGTGTAAGAGGTGATAATATCACGAAATATATCAATGTAGGAATATCTACAGATCACGAATGTTTTACCTACGATGAGGCGCTGGAGAAGCTTCAAAAAGGCATGAAAATTTTGATTCGTGAGGGAAGTGCTGCTAAGAATTTTGAGGCACTTATTGATTTGCTTCCCGAGCATTTTGAGCAGATGATGTTCTGTAGCGACGATAAGCATCCAGATGATTTAATTCTAGATCATATCAATAAACTTTGCGCGCGCGCAGTGGCTAAAGGGATGGATGTGTTTAAGGTGTTGCAAGTAGCATGCATTAATCCGGTACAGCATTACAATCTCGATGTTGGTCAACTAAAAATAGGTGAAGCCGCCGATTTTATTATCGTTGAAGATCTAGAAGGCTTTAAAACACTAGAAACCTATATAGATGGCGTTTTGGTGTATTCTAATAATCAAACATATATCAAATCTGTCAACTTTGAAATTTTAAATAATTTTAATTGCAGTACAAAACAGGTTTCTGATTTTTTTGTTCCAGCATCCACAAATAAAATACGGGTTATTGAGGCTTTAGAGGGCCAGTTGGTAACCAACGCGCTTATTGAAGCGAGTACGATTGAAGATGGAAATCTCATTTCAGATACAGAACATGATATTTTGAAAATGGCTGTCGTTAATCGGTATGAAAACCAAAAACCAGCCCTGGGGTTTATCAAAAATTTTGGTCTAACCGAGGGCGCCATTGCCTCATCTGTTGGACACGATTCACATAATATCATCGCCATTGGCGTAACAGATGAAGCCATTTGCAAAGCGGTTAATTTGTTGATTGAAAACCAAGGAGGTATTTGTGCTGTTTCTAACACGGATGAAAAAATAGTCTCCTTACCTGTTGCTGGTATTATGAGCGATAAGGATGGTGCAACTATTGGAAAGCAATACGCTGAATTAGATGCCATGGCAAAACAATTGGGTTCAAAATTAAATGCACCATATATGACCTTGTCTTTTATGGCTTTATTGGTTATTCCATCATTGAAATTAAGCGATAAAGGTTTGTTTAATGGCGACGATTTTAAATTCACCCCTTTACAAGTTCATTAGACATGCCAGTTATTGAATCCACTTACAACCCCTCTTTCTTATTCAAAAACGGATTTATATCTACCGTATACTCTGGACTTTTTCGGCAGGTATCTTTAAAACAAGAACGCGAACGCCTAACACTACCAGATGGTGATTTTTTGGACTTAGATTGGAGTTTTTCCAAAGAACAAAGTAATCAGGTTATCATTTTGCTTCATGGTTTGGAAGGGCATGGGCAAAGACCTTATGTTACTGGTGCCGCTAAATTGTTTAATGATAATGGAGTAGATGCTGTTTGCGTCAACTTTAGAGGGTGTAGCGGTGCCGATAATTTGAAGTACAGAAGCTATCACTCCGGAGCTACCGATGATTTGGAAGCCGTTATTACCCATGTGCTATCTTTAAAGAAGTATCATAGTATTTACCTAAAAGGCATTAGTTTAGGTGCTAATATTATCTTGAAATATTTAGGTGAAAGAAGTGATGTCCCTGAAGAAGTGAAAGCAGCGGTATCAGTTTCAGTGCCCTGTTATTTACAAGGATCGGCAGAAGAACTGCACACATTAAAAAACAGGCTGTACCACGATCGGTTTAAAAAACATTTGGTCAATCGATTAAAGATAAAGCAAAAACAATTTCAAGATCAACTTTCTATAGAAGCCATAAAATCGATTAAAACGCTAACCGATTTTGACGATGTTTATACATCCAAAGCCCATGGGTTTAAAGATGCCTCAGATTATTATACGAAATCCAGCAGTTTACAGTTTTTGAATACTATTAATACGCCAACACTCATTATCAATGCATTAAATGATTCCTTTTTATCACCAGAATGTTACCCGGTAAAAGAGGCACAGAACAATCCTAAGCTTTATTTGGAAATGCCAAAATACGGTGGACATTCAGGATTTATTGATAAAAACAACAACTACTACAACGAGAAAAGAGCTTTAGAATTTATTAAAAGTATGTTAAGCAATAAATAACACAACCATTACTTTAATATTTTTTGTATTTTTAAGAGGAATTATCCAATCGTTAACATTCTTCAAAAAATATAAACCATGCCAACGTTCAATTTAAAGATCAATAAAAAAAACCATACTGTGGAAGCAGATATGGATACACCCTTACTTTGGGTATTACGGGATTCACTAGACCTTGTGGGTACTAAATACGGTTGCGGGATAGGGCAATGTGGCTCATGTACCGTACACGTGGATGGGAATGCCATGAGAAGTTGTTTATTGCCAGTGTCTCAAGCCGAAGGCATGTCTATTACCACCATAGAAGGTTTGTCAGAAGATGGGAAGCATCCCATACAAGTAGCTTGGAAAGATGTAGATGTACCGCAATGCGGATATTGTCAATCAGGACAGATTATGACGGCATCTGCGTTTTTAGAAAAGAATCCAACGCCTTCAAAATCTGAAATTAGAAATGCCATGAACGGAAATATTTGCCGCTGTGCTGCATACAACAGTATTGAAAAAGCAGTGAAAGTGGCCGCCGAAAAATTAAGTTAATTATTTAAAGAAAACACATCATGAAAACCTCTAACCAATTAACGTTCAGCAGAAGATCTTTTTTAAAATCTACGGCACTCGCCAGTGGCGGCATGCTTATAGGCTTCAATTTATTTAACGCCTGCAAAGAAGATGCGGCACCGCCAATAGATATTAGCCAATTGAATTTTAAGGATTTTAATGCCTTTATCAAAATTTCAGATGAAGGTAAAGTCACCATATTTTCACCTAATCCCGAAATAGGGCAAGGAGTAAAAACATCCATGCCCATGCTTATTGCTGAAGAATTGGATGTCCCTTGGGAAGATGTCTACGTTGTACAGGGAGATTACGACCCAGTAAACTATACACGACAGGTGGCTGGAGGAAGTCAATCCATTCGTTTAGGCTGGGAGCCTTTACGTCAAACAGGTGCCACTGCAAAACAGATGCTTGTTAATGCAGCGGCTGCACGTTGGGGTGTATCAGCGTCTGATTGTAAGGCTAAAGTGGGTGTCATTACCAATGCTAACGGTGAGACATTAGGATATGGAGATGTGGTGGGAGATGCTGCAACTTTAGAAGTTCCAGAGGATGTGAAATTAAAAGATCCAAAAGATTTTACTATTATAGGAAAAGGAAAAAGCAATGTAGATATAGATAAGATTATAACAGGAAAACCCTTATATGGATTAGATTATAAAGAAGACGGGATGAAATATGCTTCCGTGTTGAGACCTCCAGCATTTGGACAAGTTTTAGAATCGTTTGATGATACGGCTGCTAAAAATATTAATGGCGTTACCAATATTATTAAATTTGGGAATAAGGTGGCTGTAATAGCAAATAGTACCTGGGCTGCCATGAAAGGTAAAAAGGCATTGAAGGCTAATTGGGCGCAAGACTCTGATGCCGAAAGCACTAAAATACACAATGAAAAGTTACTTGGTTTACTTAATGGAAAGGATTTTGAAACCAAAAGAAAAGATGGCAACGTTAAAAAAGCATTCGCAGAAGCTGATACGGTTTTAGAGCGTCTCTATGAATCACCATTTTTACCACACAATTGCATGGAACCCATGAATTTTTTCGCCAATGTGACCGCAGAAAAAATTCATTTAGTGGGACCCATTCAAACCCCGGAGTGGACAGCTGGCAGGGTGGCAACGCTTTTAGATAGGGATGTTAAGGAGATTGATTTAAAAATGACCCGTATGGGTGGTGGTTTTGGACGCAGACTTTATGGTGATTTTGCCTTAGAAGCTGCTGAAATTTCCAACTTGGCACAACTTCCTATAAAAGTGGTTTTCTCTCGGGAAGACGATATGGCCGCAGGGACCTATAGACCAGCCATTAAATATAAAATTGCCGCAGCCATTAAGGACGGAAAAATTACAGGATATCATCTTAAAGAAGCTGCTATAAATGGCAATATGTACGGGCTTATCCCTAATTTCTTTCCAGCTGGAGCTATTGAAAACTACCAAGTCGATGTGGCGAATTATCAGAGTAATATTACCACTGGCGCTTGGAGAGCACCATATACCAATTTTCTAGCTAGCGCTGAACAAAGTTTTTTTGACGAGTTGGCTGAGGTTTTGGAAGTAGACCGTATTCAACTGCATTTAGATTTACTTCAAAAGGTTAAAGGTACTACAGATGAACGTATTGAGTATAGCGCAGAACGATTAGAAGGCGTTATCAAAATGGTGGTCGATAAATCCAATTGGGGAAAAACCAAGGAAGGTGTTTATCAAGGGTTTTCAGTTTACTATTGCCATAACACGCACGTTGCAGAAGTTGCAGATATCATTTTGGAAAACGGTATTCCCGTAGTTAAGAAAGTAACTTGTGCTGTAGATTGCGGCATTGTAGTCAATCCATTAGGAGCTCTTAACCAAATTAAAGGTGGTAT encodes the following:
- a CDS encoding DEAD/DEAH box helicase, which codes for MTFQDLNLNTPLYNALGDLGFTTPTPIQAEAFNVVSSGKDMVGIAQTGTGKTFAYMLPILKNLKFSSQENPRVLILVPTRELVVQVVDEIEKLSKYINNRVLGVYGGTNINTQKQAIANGLDILVATPGRFYDLALSRVLQLKSVQKLVIDEVDVMLDLGFRHQLINIFDILPEKRQNIMFSATMTRDVDILINEFFKSPERVSIAVSGTPLENISQQRYNVPNFYTKVNLLHALLSDKDTYNKVLIFVAYKKMADKLFAQLDEKFHDELCLIHSNKTQNYRLRSIEQFRDGENRILIATDVMARGLDIDNVSHVINFDTPDYPENYMHRIGRTGRAERKGEALVFSTKKDADAIARIETLMHMTIPLMPIPEDVTISTELIEEERPIIKERNNPNKRRDDDAPGPAFHEKSEKNAKENLGGSYKFKIAAKYKKPKTKGDKNYNKRNKNFKK
- a CDS encoding aldose 1-epimerase family protein; translated protein: MFSLENDQLKINVLQTGAELCGITAVKTGTEFMWHADPDIWGSFAPNLFPIIGALKNNTYFYDNQSYQLPKHGFVRNNAHVKLYQQTKNSLIFTLSSDADLLKSYPFHFEFYITYTLKNNIIEVLHTVKNIDTKTMYFSVGGHPAFKCPVFDNERYDDYVLEFEHLESVKRHHINMENGLISSNTETVLKHSNQIPLTHDLFDKDALVFKDLKSKQVTLKSKTHGAILSVHYEPFPYLGIWAKPTGNYVCIEPWLGVADHEDSNQQLKEKEGIIALDAGKTFEANYRIEIHPKHLA
- the pabB gene encoding aminodeoxychorismate synthase component I codes for the protein MRLKKTYYIPDLESFREKLLIWAQQFDEIVWLDSNNYNQEHSNYDAVLAVDAFTSIKTDFHQAFEDLKTYQTHTKDWIFGYLTYDLKNDVEDLKSNNYDGLEFADLFFFQPKKIFLFKNNELEIQYLNAVSDEMDTDFELIQNYKETERTHTSNNIKIKLRIHKDEYFQKIESMLAHIHRGDIYEANFCQEFYAENTTINPLEIYKKLNAISNPPFATFLKINHKYLLSASPERYLKKDGQTVISQPIKGTAKRSNNEAEDLQLKTDLLNDEKERSENIMIVDLVRNDLSKTAIKSSVSVEELCKIYTFEQVHHMVSTVRSKIEAVTHPVDVIKSTFPMGSMTGAPKISAMKIIETLEETKRGLYSGAVGYFSPDGDFDFNVVIRSILYNSQKQYVSYSVGGAITSKSDPLKEYEECLVKAKAMRDVLEN
- a CDS encoding sigma-70 RNA polymerase sigma factor region 4 domain-containing protein produces the protein MSSLEKQNDKALKIVFDKKVVSTTQHLQAYVKHRLYIAESTGIIPKNMYTSNDLIDEGIAKFYENGYDIDSESSAIKIKLFKIVDSDLDALFKREAFHKNTMSTHTILEEELDGLEENYTVDEDFDFIMNDELNDISYKQDHKHEHVFLYDDNNSAVISAFEIEDATPILKKNALGKFYTWLPFTVSDIIDLFVFGELTYAEIAKVKNIETKRVERILNLAIKTFRNHLD
- the tilS gene encoding tRNA lysidine(34) synthetase TilS, which produces MNTHFDFLNESRLLIAISGGLDSVVLAHLCHRLQLNFALAHCNFNLRGQESDADEGFVLELAEDLNVEVFIQNFDTENFASDEKLSIQMAARALRYYWFDELSTQLKFDYILTAHHADDNLETFLINLSRGTGLDGLTGIPEIKNNVVRPLLKFSREQIEDYAKKEHIKWREDSSNASTKYLRNRLRHDVVPVLKEINSEFLTNFEKTQGFLKDSKTIINDKMDEVSNKVINHMDEDTIAFSIAEIKKLTNPKPYLYELLKDFGFTKWHDVLNLIDAQSGKQLISKTWRLIKDREFLFLTAISSENHQEFSVSGIDETLQMPLGTLTVNKVDNISDKTSGAIFVDGDNLKFPLTIRTWKDGDVFYPVGMTGKKKLSKYFKDEKMSLLDKENTWLLCSQDAVVWVIGKRADSRFKATEHSKQILKIELQ
- the ade gene encoding adenine deaminase; translation: MKVKGQIVDIINRRIFKGEVAFEDGKISSIIEKDHDVAHYILPGFIDAHIHIESSMLVPSEFAKLAVQHGTVATVSDPHEIANVLGVEGVQFMIDNGKKVPFKFNFGAPSCVPATNFESAGAVIDDEAIKTLMGHPDIKYLAEMMNYPGVLFDDAIVAKKIAWAKHYNKPVDGHAPGVRGDNITKYINVGISTDHECFTYDEALEKLQKGMKILIREGSAAKNFEALIDLLPEHFEQMMFCSDDKHPDDLILDHINKLCARAVAKGMDVFKVLQVACINPVQHYNLDVGQLKIGEAADFIIVEDLEGFKTLETYIDGVLVYSNNQTYIKSVNFEILNNFNCSTKQVSDFFVPASTNKIRVIEALEGQLVTNALIEASTIEDGNLISDTEHDILKMAVVNRYENQKPALGFIKNFGLTEGAIASSVGHDSHNIIAIGVTDEAICKAVNLLIENQGGICAVSNTDEKIVSLPVAGIMSDKDGATIGKQYAELDAMAKQLGSKLNAPYMTLSFMALLVIPSLKLSDKGLFNGDDFKFTPLQVH
- a CDS encoding YheT family hydrolase → MPVIESTYNPSFLFKNGFISTVYSGLFRQVSLKQERERLTLPDGDFLDLDWSFSKEQSNQVIILLHGLEGHGQRPYVTGAAKLFNDNGVDAVCVNFRGCSGADNLKYRSYHSGATDDLEAVITHVLSLKKYHSIYLKGISLGANIILKYLGERSDVPEEVKAAVSVSVPCYLQGSAEELHTLKNRLYHDRFKKHLVNRLKIKQKQFQDQLSIEAIKSIKTLTDFDDVYTSKAHGFKDASDYYTKSSSLQFLNTINTPTLIINALNDSFLSPECYPVKEAQNNPKLYLEMPKYGGHSGFIDKNNNYYNEKRALEFIKSMLSNK
- a CDS encoding (2Fe-2S)-binding protein produces the protein MPTFNLKINKKNHTVEADMDTPLLWVLRDSLDLVGTKYGCGIGQCGSCTVHVDGNAMRSCLLPVSQAEGMSITTIEGLSEDGKHPIQVAWKDVDVPQCGYCQSGQIMTASAFLEKNPTPSKSEIRNAMNGNICRCAAYNSIEKAVKVAAEKLS
- a CDS encoding xanthine dehydrogenase family protein molybdopterin-binding subunit; translated protein: MKTSNQLTFSRRSFLKSTALASGGMLIGFNLFNACKEDAAPPIDISQLNFKDFNAFIKISDEGKVTIFSPNPEIGQGVKTSMPMLIAEELDVPWEDVYVVQGDYDPVNYTRQVAGGSQSIRLGWEPLRQTGATAKQMLVNAAAARWGVSASDCKAKVGVITNANGETLGYGDVVGDAATLEVPEDVKLKDPKDFTIIGKGKSNVDIDKIITGKPLYGLDYKEDGMKYASVLRPPAFGQVLESFDDTAAKNINGVTNIIKFGNKVAVIANSTWAAMKGKKALKANWAQDSDAESTKIHNEKLLGLLNGKDFETKRKDGNVKKAFAEADTVLERLYESPFLPHNCMEPMNFFANVTAEKIHLVGPIQTPEWTAGRVATLLDRDVKEIDLKMTRMGGGFGRRLYGDFALEAAEISNLAQLPIKVVFSREDDMAAGTYRPAIKYKIAAAIKDGKITGYHLKEAAINGNMYGLIPNFFPAGAIENYQVDVANYQSNITTGAWRAPYTNFLASAEQSFFDELAEVLEVDRIQLHLDLLQKVKGTTDERIEYSAERLEGVIKMVVDKSNWGKTKEGVYQGFSVYYCHNTHVAEVADIILENGIPVVKKVTCAVDCGIVVNPLGALNQIKGGIIDGIGHAMYGDLSFANGMPQSNNFNSYQLIRMDQTPEVDVHFIKNNLAPTGLGEPTLPPVGGAIANAIYAATGKRLTKQPYMSNMKMEKMVG